The Culex pipiens pallens isolate TS chromosome 2, TS_CPP_V2, whole genome shotgun sequence DNA window TACATCTTATCGTCCACCCGAGAGGCTTATATCGTACACCATCTATTCTCCCGAAAAGCAGGGACTTTCACCTTCTCAGAGAATCTCGCTACATTCGGAGCGCTCGTGGATTCCGCCGTTTCATTCACAGTCGAGTCGGGGCCTACAACGCAAAACACGAACGAAAGCTATTCAAGTCCTGTCCGGGAGCGAAGGGTGTTTGTTGTGTGCATTTGTGAGCTGCAGCAAGTGTTTTTGGTtcgggaggaaaaaaaaaacaacgagtGTTGGCTTTGGCAGtgcgaaaaacaaattttgccaactctgtttaccttttttacgCGAGCTAGAATGTGGAAAATTTGCACATCATAAATTATTACGTAAAACGTGCACCGGATTGGTTCTGCAAATTTTGTTCAGCAAAACAtacaaatgaaaatttattttggcCGGACGTCAAAATGTGTGGAACTTCAAAGATGTGAAACTAAGCCGCGTCGGCTGACTAGAGGGAAAATATTGCTTTATTTTTACGATTTTACGTGGCATTTTTCTTAGCACGCGAAATACGCAATTTGTTTGGCATTGACATTCGCCGCGCTGATGTCACTAACTTGGTGGTGCACCGCGACCTTGCCTATAAACTGATTGATCAATAATACTTGCAAGGAAAATATTGAGTTTTTCTTCGCGATTGTTTTAATGGCATACAGTGAAAAGATTTGTTGGTAGTATAAGATTTTGAAATAATGAACCCTTCACTGCCAGGAAAAAcacaatcaatttttcaaatatgattGCAACATTGTGAAATTATTATCTAATCGCATTTTGTGCACacacaacttttttaaaaattattagatTTAATTAAATCTCTAGATAGAATTTATAGCATCATTTTTCTGAACATGAATGCAAGCCGAAGGAGTCTGATTTAGTGTGATATCAATTAGTTTGTTTAACATTGTCAATAatcaattaaaaagttttttttaaattaacaattaccgtaagaaaattgagtTCCATGTAAAATAAATAACCAAATCCTATCATATCAATGCATGTTATAAACGAAATCGCATTGTACATTTGTAAAATAAATCTTTAGatttgaccatatttttcagaaaaaaattaatgtaattgtaattttattaaatataaatatatgaaaattaacatcattttatgtgtaatttcacattttcaaataaattaaggTATTATAGAAAAAGAGGTAACatttaacaataatttttgtaacctcctagaatttttttttttttgcctttttccattttagaaaaataaagcaTACTCCTGtgtatttaattttgatttgatgactaatgtttcttaaaaatttgtccTCTTCCAATCCTGGCAGGTTAATTTACAACTGTTATATCGTGCAAAATTAAGCTTTCTTTACTGTGTACTATATCCAATAAACTGAACAAACTTGAACCAgccatgtttttaattttaataatgattttcattccaaaactaaaatagttttttttttctgtaaagagtttcataaattaagaaatttattcAGACAGAAAAAACAGAAACACCCAATATTGTGTTAAAAAATGTAGAAGGTGTTAAATTGTAAGGTTTtattttacctcttttatgatgtaatattacttcaattaaaaaaaaaaaaagtagtaaattaacatttttttaggggataataacacattttttctgacataatcgATGTGCtcatcccagatgtaatattaccatgattttgttACTGTGTAACAGTAGAAAAATCTTATCtaaacattgaaatattcattgaaatgttgtgcAACAGATTGTTAACTATTTAGAATGCATTACCttttgttatttttgcattttaaccAAATAAAAACGTTTCAACCAGTCCAGTTgttatgcaatcattagttttcaaaatatgtaagtatcgacaaatttttattttttttttaaatatgtccaAAAATCCAGATATTTTTAAAGGAGCTCTAACATGCTTGAAAGGTTTAATATTACATATTTTACCATGTAAtattacagttcagactcgattatccgaagcctcgattatccgaagtttcgattatccgaagttcgattatccgatggtttgtataagacttcggataatcgaatcacgatcaaaaaaaaatgttttcgtattttttttattttcttactttttacataaaatttgagttctgcgaacccattttagtcaaatttgaatgattgattgcctattaaattaaaaaatgcaatttttcaatatttcatcaccgccattttggccgccatcttggatttaaaattcttaatcactttagagtagtttaggagtCTTTAGTATGActcctcaacaatcaaaaataatacataaatttttttttcgtgatttgattatccgaagtgaaattttgaaaaggcattcggataatcgagtctggactgtacttcaaTTTCGCCTGAAAAATTTCGTCACAAGGgtggtaaatttacatatttttagaggtgaaattgctcatttttttctgatagtaAAGATGTACTCATACTCAGacgtaatattaccatgttatTTTTTACTTGATTGGTTAGACTTCTTTTTCCTTTAAATGTTTgtggtttttagaaaaaataatttttgccaTCTGATTTTTCGGGACAATTTCGAAGgacaacataaaattttaaaaatatttgcaacggccttatttgccTCCGAAAAATGAAAGAATATTAGCCAAAAACTGAAATAGTTGCTtctctccatacattttgacaatttttctcatacaaatttcaatggCTCGGTGAGAGGGGTTCCCGTGTTCAGATCAAgctcaatttttgaattttcactgtataaaaaatcttggtaatattacatcttggaatgtcgacagattttttgatagaaaacaagtgattttttttattcaattcaattcaattcaattagtgcttataagaatttaacagttctgctccaggatgttacatttgcagttcagagatttggagaaccttttaactgagatcaattcataagcctttacagggagggtacatgtttctaagtttagattttgctagctaagttcccttttatggaaaatacattttgagagaaaaccctagatctatggatttttttaaattgattgcaCTCATTTCACATACattgaggtaaaataacatcGAAACAGAGGTAATATTCGGAACAATTATTTTCAATGTAACCAATTCATGGGCAAATCTAAAATAATAAGGAGGTTTCCGaattcggaccaccctaatgaaaatttatataaaacttCACATTATTATCAACTATTCAAAGAAAAATTTTCTGACCTCTCACTGACTTCGCATACAAACAAATCCGTCGGCACTATCTTCACTCAGGAGTAGTAACCTCGGCCTCGACCATATCGTACTAACAAAAGAAAGATGACACCCCCTAGGGAAGGGGGACTTGATCTTGATAATCCGCGTGTTTGTTGAATATTCTTACCCAACAATAAGCGTGGTCCTAGGCAAAGATTGAATGTTTTATTCACCTCTCTCGCACTCGCGTGATTTGCTAGTCCACGCGCGAGCTCTACTTTCCTCGCCATATCTCAAACGTTGGATCTTCTACTTCTTTTTTGAGATAGCTCAACCAGAGTCGTGTCTTGTTCGTAGATATTCAGTCTAGCGTGGATCGTAGACAGAGTGGGATGTGAATTGCGAGTCGTTAAGGTAGTCAAGGAAACACAAGATGATTGAAACTAAAGCGGTTGTAAACGGTAGAAATTGCGACGAACAGCTGCCCAAAGATGCTGGTGGTCCCAAGAAGAAGTCCCACCTGCAGCGGGTCATGCTGCAAAGGTAGAACCTGGAAACCTCGTCTCATCCTCATTACCCTAACTTCTCAGAATCTTAcctaaatttaaccaaaaaaaaactatttattgttTCTTCCCCTTAGGATGGGTTCGTTCACGTCGGCGCCCCAAATCAAGAACGTCGACTACCAGGACGACCAGCTGCAGATCTCGGACGGGATGTCCATCCCGGACCTGGTCGAGTACTGCCGGATCATGCGGGGTGAGGACCGGCCCCAGCTCGTGAAGCGCAAGTTTCTGCGGCCGGACGAGCGCACGGGCCAGCCCGACCTGACCGATGGCTTCCGGATGCTGAAGCTGGACGCGATATCCAAGAGTGAGTTTGTTTTTGCGGAAAGAAGGAAGAAGACAGTGTTGAATAATGTTGCGCAAATTTCAGATTGTAGCGAACCGACGACAAATCCAGCCCAGCTGCGGATCTTCCAGTGGAATATGCTCTCACAAAGTGAGTACTTTAGGCTTGATTCGTCCAAGTTCAAGTTAATAAATatctaatttcaaatttcagcccTCGGCATGCATAACGATGGGTTTGTACGGTGTCCAGTTGATGCGCTAACCTGGGATTGCCGGCGGTATCAATTGATACAGGAAATTGTACAAAACGATCCGGACATTGTGTGCCTGCAGGTAATTTGAAGATCCAATATTGGTTTCACCACTTCAACAATTTTACTTTATTCCGCAGGAAGTCGACCACTTCAAGTTCCTGCAGAAGATCCTCGCCACCCAGAACTACGAGGGCGTATTCTTCCCCAAGCCCGACTCGCCCTGTCTGTACATCAACGACAACAACGGACCGGACGGCTGTGCGGTGTTCTACAAAAAGGATCGCCTCGAACTGCTGAACCACTTTACGCGGGTCCTGGAAGTGTGGCGCGTCCAAAGCAACCAGGTCGCGATCGCCGCCCTCTTCCGGACGCGTGACACAAACCAGGAACTGTGCGTGACCACGACCCACCTTAAAGCCCGCAAGGGAGCGCTGCTGTCCAAGCTGCGCAACGAGCAGGGCAAGGATCTGCTCGGGTTCGTCGATGCCGTGGCCGAGAAGCGACCTGTGATACTGTGCGGAGACTTTAACGCCGAACCCATCGAGCCGATCTACAGCACGGTGTTGAACTACAAACCGCTCGGACTGACCAGTGCGTACTCGGACCTGTTGGCCGAGGAGGGCGATCCGTCGTTGATGATCAAGGACCTCAAGTCTTTGCAGCACCAGTCCAGCATCAGCTCCGCGCACAGTGTCGACGACGACTGCGCCAGTAGTATAAGCGCGGGTGGCCGGACCAAGGCCGAACAGTCCGCCTCCTGCGAGCCTTCCTACACGACGTGGAAGATCCGCGAGGAGGGCGAAGTGTGCCACACCATCGACTACGTCTTCTATTCCAAAGAGCAGATCACTGTGAGTATtggaaagatgttttttttttttatttagttttgtcCCAAATTGTCAAGTAAAGTAACGgtatatttttgtcaaaattgaataGTGCATTGTAAGATgagtataaattttaattttatatatttatacaTTCGATTAATTCTTTGCAATACGActaatttcatttgttttaaatcTCTTAAGATTTTGATTGGACCTAAACTTTTTGTGGGGCCTTTCATATGATAGAAGAGGTCATTTTGCATCAATGGTTtaagagcgttcttttattacgtaacgcaccttttttgaggccgtgttacgctccatacattttttttaatttgtatggaaattttgttacgagggggtttaaaaatccgattttttgcgttatgtaataaaagaacgctcctttTGTCCATGCACCTTTCCATGCAGTTtgggcagctgtccataaaaaatgtgatagaatgttaaaattttacccccagctccccttcGTAGTTTTGGCAAAACAGAGGCTATGATTAAAAGGAGTTAGTTTTCTCATGCTCATACTGCCCGGGAAGGtaggaataacaaaacttgttacaaAACTTGTTTTGTTGTCAGAAAATCATGATCATCGGTAATGAGAAGAAAACTAATAGCATCcccaaaacttattttaaaaatggttaataATTGTGTATcaccccgggcagacggtaataacaaaattcatgccatttcaataacaaatactgttaaaataacagaaagtgttatggaatcttcttgaaaaatcattttttgcataagggttttataacagtttatgttatcataacaaaatttgttattggtctgatattggttaaaAGCCAAATCaacatgggaataacattttttgttatggaataataacaccaactgttattgggatgaatAACACTAAAGTGTTCATAACTTTTTATGGGTTGGTCAGATATGTAATGTtttggtctttcaaataccttctgaaaaatatataaaaatgatgcgttttcttaaaaaataacccttttcCACAATTTAGCCACTTTagccaaaatcatttttaagcataacatttgaaatacttcatgaaacttcatttttgtttcaaaacagtcaaaatcggttccgattttgaaattggcttccacttgaaaaaaataaggcaaATTATCCAAGAGAGCAAATAACCAAAATagtgcatttaaaaaaagaacctAACGTTCTAGCAatataaacaaataataaaatatctcgtcccgggcagacggtaataacaacattcatgccatttcaataacaaaaactgttaaaataacagaaagtgttatggaatcttcttgaaaaatccagttCTGCATAACGgttttttttgcataagggtttaataacagtttatgttatcataacaaaatatgttattggtctgattttggttgaaaaccaaaacaacttgggaataacattttttgttatggaagaatacctcgaactgttattgggatgatcggattagttgttaaaataacaaaaaataataacaaagatttgttcgaagaataacgcaaaatgttattggtatgttattacaataacgatccaataacaaaaaaatcataacgacgaataacaaatcttgttataaataacataaaatgttattggcctagtattttcaaatatcaaaaaatgctattcccaggttatttccgtctgcttattattttttgttattttaacaactaatccgatcatcccaataacagttcgaggtattcttccataacaaaaaatgttattcccaagttgttttggctttcaaccaaaatcagaccaataacatattttgttatgataacataaactgttattaaacccttatgcaaaaaaaaaccgttatGCAGaactggatttttcaagaagattccataacactttctgttattttaacagtttttgttattgaaatggcatgaatgttgttattaccgtctgcccgggacgagatattttattatttgtttatatTGCTAGAACGTTaggttctttttttaaatgcactATTTTGGTTATTTGCTCTCTTGGATAATttgccttattttttttcaagtggaagccaatttcaaaatcggaaccgattttgactgttttgaaacaaaaatgaagt harbors:
- the LOC120420797 gene encoding nocturnin isoform X4, whose amino-acid sequence is MEMFKLIVSKCRVMLRNRLAAAIQGGKHPDRMGSFTSAPQIKNVDYQDDQLQISDGMSIPDLVEYCRIMRGEDRPQLVKRKFLRPDERTGQPDLTDGFRMLKLDAISKNCSEPTTNPAQLRIFQWNMLSQTLGMHNDGFVRCPVDALTWDCRRYQLIQEIVQNDPDIVCLQEVDHFKFLQKILATQNYEGVFFPKPDSPCLYINDNNGPDGCAVFYKKDRLELLNHFTRVLEVWRVQSNQVAIAALFRTRDTNQELCVTTTHLKARKGALLSKLRNEQGKDLLGFVDAVAEKRPVILCGDFNAEPIEPIYSTVLNYKPLGLTSAYSDLLAEEGDPSLMIKDLKSLQHQSSISSAHSVDDDCASSISAGGRTKAEQSASCEPSYTTWKIREEGEVCHTIDYVFYSKEQITVKNCLMFPTGEEISPDRTPSYQYPSDHFSLVCDFELSSP
- the LOC120420797 gene encoding nocturnin isoform X2, whose product is MSSASSLVDLLTCGGQFGNQHHQKPTNGQVSRMVSEDPYRANCRKDSSDLGQLDSTEDEADEEEIDLSQFADEKQTRAYFRKRLAIFEASMKTPAAANRRLAARKIEMESATAGDYECIPPKQLLMYLVRMGSFTSAPQIKNVDYQDDQLQISDGMSIPDLVEYCRIMRGEDRPQLVKRKFLRPDERTGQPDLTDGFRMLKLDAISKNCSEPTTNPAQLRIFQWNMLSQTLGMHNDGFVRCPVDALTWDCRRYQLIQEIVQNDPDIVCLQEVDHFKFLQKILATQNYEGVFFPKPDSPCLYINDNNGPDGCAVFYKKDRLELLNHFTRVLEVWRVQSNQVAIAALFRTRDTNQELCVTTTHLKARKGALLSKLRNEQGKDLLGFVDAVAEKRPVILCGDFNAEPIEPIYSTVLNYKPLGLTSAYSDLLAEEGDPSLMIKDLKSLQHQSSISSAHSVDDDCASSISAGGRTKAEQSASCEPSYTTWKIREEGEVCHTIDYVFYSKEQITVKNCLMFPTGEEISPDRTPSYQYPSDHFSLVCDFELSSP
- the LOC120420797 gene encoding nocturnin isoform X5, which translates into the protein MMGPCVRTTCVFSTRRFRALLLIPRMGSFTSAPQIKNVDYQDDQLQISDGMSIPDLVEYCRIMRGEDRPQLVKRKFLRPDERTGQPDLTDGFRMLKLDAISKNCSEPTTNPAQLRIFQWNMLSQTLGMHNDGFVRCPVDALTWDCRRYQLIQEIVQNDPDIVCLQEVDHFKFLQKILATQNYEGVFFPKPDSPCLYINDNNGPDGCAVFYKKDRLELLNHFTRVLEVWRVQSNQVAIAALFRTRDTNQELCVTTTHLKARKGALLSKLRNEQGKDLLGFVDAVAEKRPVILCGDFNAEPIEPIYSTVLNYKPLGLTSAYSDLLAEEGDPSLMIKDLKSLQHQSSISSAHSVDDDCASSISAGGRTKAEQSASCEPSYTTWKIREEGEVCHTIDYVFYSKEQITVKNCLMFPTGEEISPDRTPSYQYPSDHFSLVCDFELSSP
- the LOC120420797 gene encoding nocturnin isoform X6, which encodes MGSFTSAPQIKNVDYQDDQLQISDGMSIPDLVEYCRIMRGEDRPQLVKRKFLRPDERTGQPDLTDGFRMLKLDAISKNCSEPTTNPAQLRIFQWNMLSQTLGMHNDGFVRCPVDALTWDCRRYQLIQEIVQNDPDIVCLQEVDHFKFLQKILATQNYEGVFFPKPDSPCLYINDNNGPDGCAVFYKKDRLELLNHFTRVLEVWRVQSNQVAIAALFRTRDTNQELCVTTTHLKARKGALLSKLRNEQGKDLLGFVDAVAEKRPVILCGDFNAEPIEPIYSTVLNYKPLGLTSAYSDLLAEEGDPSLMIKDLKSLQHQSSISSAHSVDDDCASSISAGGRTKAEQSASCEPSYTTWKIREEGEVCHTIDYVFYSKEQITVKNCLMFPTGEEISPDRTPSYQYPSDHFSLVCDFELSSP
- the LOC120420797 gene encoding nocturnin isoform X3; its protein translation is MIETKAVVNGRNCDEQLPKDAGGPKKKSHLQRVMLQRMGSFTSAPQIKNVDYQDDQLQISDGMSIPDLVEYCRIMRGEDRPQLVKRKFLRPDERTGQPDLTDGFRMLKLDAISKNCSEPTTNPAQLRIFQWNMLSQTLGMHNDGFVRCPVDALTWDCRRYQLIQEIVQNDPDIVCLQEVDHFKFLQKILATQNYEGVFFPKPDSPCLYINDNNGPDGCAVFYKKDRLELLNHFTRVLEVWRVQSNQVAIAALFRTRDTNQELCVTTTHLKARKGALLSKLRNEQGKDLLGFVDAVAEKRPVILCGDFNAEPIEPIYSTVLNYKPLGLTSAYSDLLAEEGDPSLMIKDLKSLQHQSSISSAHSVDDDCASSISAGGRTKAEQSASCEPSYTTWKIREEGEVCHTIDYVFYSKEQITVKNCLMFPTGEEISPDRTPSYQYPSDHFSLVCDFELSSP
- the LOC120420797 gene encoding nocturnin isoform X1 — translated: MSSASSLVDLLTCGGQFGNQHHQKPTNGQVSRMVSEDPYRANCRKDSSDLGQLDSTEDEADEEEIDLSQFADEKQTRAYFRKRLAIFEASMKTPAAANRRLAARKIEMESATAGDYECIPPKQLLMYLVRMGSFTSAPQIKNVDYQDDQLQISDGMSIPDLVEYCRIMRGEDRPQLVKRKFLRPDERTGQPDLTDGFRMLKLDAISKSEFVFAERRKKTVLNNVAQISDCSEPTTNPAQLRIFQWNMLSQTLGMHNDGFVRCPVDALTWDCRRYQLIQEIVQNDPDIVCLQEVDHFKFLQKILATQNYEGVFFPKPDSPCLYINDNNGPDGCAVFYKKDRLELLNHFTRVLEVWRVQSNQVAIAALFRTRDTNQELCVTTTHLKARKGALLSKLRNEQGKDLLGFVDAVAEKRPVILCGDFNAEPIEPIYSTVLNYKPLGLTSAYSDLLAEEGDPSLMIKDLKSLQHQSSISSAHSVDDDCASSISAGGRTKAEQSASCEPSYTTWKIREEGEVCHTIDYVFYSKEQITVKNCLMFPTGEEISPDRTPSYQYPSDHFSLVCDFELSSP